Proteins encoded in a region of the Pseudothermotoga elfii DSM 9442 = NBRC 107921 genome:
- a CDS encoding ABC transporter ATP-binding protein, producing MSLLRVSNLKKYFAVKRSAGEILMRVPQKFVKAVDGVSFEINEGETFGLVGESGSGKTTTGRLVLRLIEPTEGTIEFDGVDITRLSNNEMRSFRRKMQVIFQDPMAALNPYMKIGDAVKHGLEIHNIGKSEQERRNMVLEMLEKVNLQPEIYPRYPHELSGGQRQRVVIARALILKPKFVVADEALAMLDVSVRSQLLKLLLDLKKEMNLTFLFITHDLATTKYICNKIGVMYLGKFVEIGTYNHIYKSPMHPYTKALISAIPEPDPDIMSSKKRFIPEGEVPNPINPPKGCRFHPRCPFSMSICGSVEPELVKMEDGRIIACHLYKSN from the coding sequence ATGAGCTTACTTCGTGTTTCAAACCTGAAAAAATACTTTGCTGTTAAAAGAAGCGCGGGAGAAATATTAATGAGAGTTCCGCAAAAATTTGTCAAAGCTGTCGATGGTGTTTCTTTTGAGATAAACGAGGGAGAGACTTTCGGATTAGTAGGGGAATCAGGAAGCGGAAAAACCACAACAGGCAGGCTTGTTCTCAGGTTGATAGAACCAACTGAGGGAACTATAGAATTTGACGGGGTTGATATCACCAGATTGAGTAACAATGAGATGAGATCCTTCAGAAGGAAAATGCAGGTAATCTTTCAGGACCCTATGGCTGCCCTGAACCCCTATATGAAAATAGGGGATGCCGTGAAACACGGTCTGGAAATACACAACATTGGAAAAAGCGAGCAAGAAAGAAGGAATATGGTTCTTGAGATGCTCGAAAAAGTCAATCTTCAACCGGAAATTTATCCTCGTTATCCCCATGAACTTTCCGGTGGTCAGAGGCAACGTGTAGTGATAGCCCGAGCACTGATTTTAAAGCCGAAATTTGTTGTTGCCGATGAGGCGCTGGCCATGCTCGATGTCTCTGTAAGGTCACAACTTCTAAAACTCCTTCTTGATTTGAAAAAAGAAATGAACCTGACCTTTTTGTTTATAACTCACGATCTTGCAACTACCAAATACATCTGCAATAAAATAGGGGTAATGTACCTTGGAAAATTTGTTGAAATAGGTACATATAATCACATCTACAAATCTCCCATGCATCCGTACACTAAAGCTCTGATATCGGCTATTCCAGAGCCAGATCCAGATATCATGAGCTCAAAAAAAAGATTTATCCCTGAAGGAGAAGTTCCAAATCCAATCAATCCACCAAAAGGATGTCGATTTCATCCAAGATGTCCTTTTTCAATGAGCATCTGTGGTTCAGTTGAGCCTGAACTTGTTAAAATGGAAGATGGTAGAATTATTGCGTGCCACCTTTACAAATCTAATTAG
- a CDS encoding heavy-metal-associated domain-containing protein produces MKYSLRVPDISCQHCKMRISKVFDDIGLKEYEISIEKKTVIVDTEDIKTVLSKMEEIGYPVESYEAL; encoded by the coding sequence ATGAAATATTCACTGAGAGTCCCGGATATTTCGTGTCAGCACTGTAAAATGAGAATTTCGAAAGTATTCGATGACATCGGATTGAAGGAGTATGAGATCAGCATTGAAAAGAAAACTGTTATTGTTGATACTGAAGATATCAAAACAGTCTTGAGCAAAATGGAAGAAATAGGATATCCCGTGGAAAGTTATGAAGCACTTTAA
- a CDS encoding ABC transporter ATP-binding protein, with protein MLVVNDLCVNYGAIKALKGISFRVDRGSIVALIGSNGAGKTTTLKAICGLVKIRSGKILFNDEDITNKPTNQIVSRRITMVPEGRRIFPNLTVYENLLIGAYQRSDKNGIKEDMEFVFSLFPRLKERVDQKGGTLSGGEQQMLAIGRALMSKPDLLMLDEPSLGLAPIIVEELFEIIQKIHKEGKTILLIEQNAYAALNIADYAYVVETGRIVLHGNGKELLNNEKVKYAYLGG; from the coding sequence ATGCTCGTGGTTAATGATCTTTGCGTAAATTATGGTGCAATAAAAGCACTCAAAGGTATTTCTTTTCGTGTGGACCGAGGTAGTATAGTTGCCTTGATTGGTTCAAATGGTGCAGGAAAAACGACAACTCTGAAAGCCATCTGCGGTCTTGTGAAGATCAGATCCGGGAAGATTTTATTCAATGACGAAGATATTACAAACAAACCGACAAATCAGATTGTTTCCAGAAGAATTACGATGGTTCCGGAAGGCCGGCGAATTTTTCCGAATCTTACCGTATATGAAAATTTACTGATAGGAGCTTATCAGAGATCGGATAAAAATGGCATAAAAGAAGATATGGAATTCGTTTTCTCTTTGTTTCCAAGACTTAAAGAGAGAGTTGATCAGAAAGGTGGAACATTATCAGGCGGTGAACAACAGATGCTTGCTATTGGAAGAGCGTTGATGAGTAAACCGGATTTGTTGATGCTTGATGAACCATCCCTGGGACTGGCGCCGATAATAGTCGAAGAGCTCTTTGAGATAATCCAAAAAATACACAAAGAGGGTAAAACAATACTTTTAATTGAACAGAATGCTTATGCAGCGCTTAATATAGCGGATTATGCATATGTTGTTGAAACTGGCAGGATAGTTTTGCACGGTAACGGGAAAGAGCTTTTGAACAATGAAAAGGTGAAGTATGCTTATCTTGGAGGCTGA
- a CDS encoding ABC transporter ATP-binding protein translates to MLKLDHVTKKFGGLIAVNDVSINIEKGKLAGLIGPNGAGKTTIFNIITGVYRPENGRVYFKDREITGEKPHRITSLGVARTFQNIKLFYRMTVLDNVRVACHFRLKASILSAVFDLPGYSKQEKSITEESLKLLEAVGLYELRNERASSLPYGHQRKLEIARALATRPELLLLDEPAAGMNPEETLDLMKFIVRIRNEFDLTILLIEHDMKVVMGICEEITVLDHGNIIARGTPLEIQNNPEVIKAYLGSGAYARG, encoded by the coding sequence ATGCTGAAATTAGATCACGTGACAAAAAAATTTGGTGGATTGATAGCCGTTAATGATGTATCAATTAATATTGAAAAGGGGAAACTTGCTGGCCTTATAGGACCTAATGGTGCGGGAAAAACGACTATTTTCAATATTATTACTGGTGTTTATAGACCAGAAAATGGCAGAGTTTACTTTAAAGATCGTGAAATCACTGGGGAAAAACCTCACAGAATAACGTCACTTGGGGTGGCGAGAACTTTTCAAAACATAAAACTCTTCTACAGAATGACCGTTCTTGATAATGTGAGGGTTGCATGCCATTTCAGGTTAAAGGCATCAATATTATCTGCTGTGTTTGACCTTCCCGGTTATTCAAAACAGGAAAAATCTATAACGGAAGAATCCTTGAAGTTACTGGAAGCTGTTGGGTTGTATGAATTAAGGAATGAACGTGCAAGTTCCTTGCCTTATGGTCACCAGAGAAAATTAGAGATAGCTCGCGCGCTTGCTACAAGACCCGAATTACTTTTGCTTGACGAACCTGCTGCAGGCATGAACCCGGAAGAAACATTAGACCTGATGAAATTTATTGTCAGAATACGCAATGAATTTGATCTGACAATTCTTCTAATAGAACATGACATGAAAGTAGTCATGGGAATTTGCGAAGAAATAACTGTTCTTGATCATGGAAACATTATTGCTCGCGGAACACCCCTGGAAATTCAGAATAACCCGGAAGTTATAAAAGCTTATTTGGGAAGTGGTGCTTATGCTCGTGGTTAA
- a CDS encoding branched-chain amino acid ABC transporter permease has protein sequence MYRKSSFWLSVATVFAFFLFIAYAQGNFDAYILRIMNVAAIYVILGVSLNLINGFTGQFSLGHAGFMAIGAYTSALLYMSPELKAMNFFIKPLIWPLNQIQIPFFPALLIGGLLAAGAGFLVGAPCMRVKGDYLAIVTYGFSEIIRVLFNNLQSVTNGPLGLKGLPTYTNLWWSWGLAIFTIFFVKRLIDSSYGRALKAIRDDEEAAEAMGVNLFFHKVLAFVVGAFFAGIAGGLLGSLVMTIDPNAFNIMLTFQIVLIVLLGGLGSITGTVISGVLIAFLMEWLRIVETPMTLFGITIPGIAGMRMLIFSIILMIAVLFFRHGILGDREFSWEGMFLILKSRRVKKGE, from the coding sequence ATGTACAGAAAAAGCTCCTTCTGGCTTAGTGTGGCAACTGTATTCGCATTTTTCTTATTCATTGCTTACGCACAGGGCAATTTTGATGCTTATATTCTAAGAATCATGAATGTTGCCGCTATATATGTTATTCTTGGAGTTAGTTTGAATTTGATAAATGGTTTCACAGGGCAATTTTCCTTAGGACATGCCGGTTTTATGGCGATAGGCGCTTATACTTCAGCGCTACTTTACATGTCTCCTGAACTCAAAGCGATGAATTTTTTTATAAAACCACTCATCTGGCCTCTAAATCAGATTCAAATTCCTTTTTTTCCAGCTCTACTTATAGGGGGACTACTTGCTGCAGGTGCTGGTTTTCTGGTTGGGGCACCATGTATGCGAGTTAAGGGGGATTATCTTGCCATAGTTACCTACGGATTTTCGGAAATAATAAGAGTTCTGTTTAACAACCTTCAAAGTGTGACAAATGGTCCTCTTGGTTTAAAAGGTTTGCCGACATATACGAATCTCTGGTGGAGCTGGGGACTGGCTATCTTCACGATCTTTTTTGTGAAGAGATTAATCGACTCCAGCTATGGGAGAGCCCTCAAAGCTATAAGAGATGATGAAGAAGCAGCGGAGGCTATGGGGGTAAATTTGTTTTTCCATAAAGTTTTGGCATTTGTGGTAGGAGCTTTTTTTGCTGGTATTGCGGGTGGTTTGCTTGGAAGTTTGGTGATGACGATAGATCCAAATGCTTTCAACATAATGCTTACATTCCAAATAGTCTTGATAGTTCTTCTTGGTGGGCTTGGAAGCATAACTGGTACTGTGATATCGGGTGTTTTGATAGCTTTTTTAATGGAATGGTTGAGAATTGTCGAGACGCCAATGACTTTATTTGGTATTACGATTCCTGGAATAGCTGGCATGAGGATGCTGATTTTTTCGATTATCTTGATGATAGCAGTACTATTTTTCAGACATGGAATACTCGGGGACAGAGAATTTTCTTGGGAAGGTATGTTTTTAATTTTGAAAAGTAGAAGGGTGAAAAAAGGAGAATGA
- a CDS encoding branched-chain amino acid ABC transporter permease translates to MNWTLFLQHLANGIALGFVFGLVAIGYTLVYGVVKLVNFAHGDIFMMATFFVYYSITLFSIPWWLSFVFAIFLTILLGISVEKIAYKPLRSAPRISSLCSAIGMSFLLENFATVVFGGRQKPFYQPNVLNRTIEIYNVRIQFVTIITIVVSIVALLFLNYLVYRTKMGLAMRALAHDFDTAKLMGINVDRTITFTFAVGSALAAISAIFWALRYPQIWPFMGVFPGWRAFTAAIIGGIGSIKGAMTGGFLIGMISILLVAFLPDLAGYRDAFIFIMLVLVLLFKPKGLFGEA, encoded by the coding sequence ATGAACTGGACTCTATTTTTACAGCATCTGGCGAATGGTATAGCGTTAGGATTTGTTTTTGGTCTTGTAGCTATCGGTTATACTTTGGTCTATGGTGTGGTTAAGCTGGTTAATTTTGCTCATGGTGACATATTCATGATGGCTACATTTTTCGTTTATTACAGCATTACGCTTTTTTCAATTCCGTGGTGGTTATCTTTTGTTTTTGCCATTTTTCTTACAATTCTCCTGGGGATTTCTGTTGAAAAGATTGCCTACAAACCTTTAAGAAGCGCACCGAGAATTTCTTCGCTGTGTTCAGCAATCGGAATGTCCTTCCTGCTGGAAAATTTTGCAACAGTTGTGTTTGGGGGAAGACAAAAGCCTTTCTATCAACCAAATGTTCTGAACAGAACGATAGAAATATATAATGTGAGAATACAATTTGTAACAATAATTACAATTGTTGTGTCGATAGTCGCTTTATTATTTTTGAATTATCTCGTTTACAGAACAAAAATGGGTCTGGCAATGAGAGCTCTTGCACATGATTTTGATACAGCAAAATTAATGGGCATAAATGTGGATAGAACTATTACTTTTACATTTGCTGTTGGATCTGCTCTCGCTGCTATTAGTGCCATATTCTGGGCTTTGAGATATCCTCAAATATGGCCATTCATGGGGGTTTTCCCGGGGTGGCGCGCTTTTACGGCAGCGATAATAGGAGGTATTGGAAGCATTAAAGGTGCAATGACGGGTGGTTTTTTAATAGGTATGATTTCGATTTTGCTTGTCGCTTTTTTACCCGACCTGGCAGGATACAGAGATGCCTTCATTTTTATCATGCTTGTTTTAGTGCTTCTTTTCAAACCAAAAGGTTTGTTTGGTGAAGCATAG
- a CDS encoding ABC transporter substrate-binding protein has translation MRWLSFLMLFAMVLCFAAEPIVIGVYEPMTGPYAAGGQMTMEGINLAYEQVKEVLGRKIELVLVDNKSDKVEAANAVARLIEYHKAVAIIGSYGSAVAIPGSEVANKLGVPMVGCSPTNPLVTLGKPFAFRVCFIDPFQGTVMAQFAVEKLGAKTAVVIQDIASDYSVGLSHYFQEAFKKLTKNNKSVLGVISYQTGDQDFTAQLTFANSKNPDVIFIPAAAYGEAALIIKQARELGMKQVFLGGDTWEAPEFLEVGGKSVEGSYFSTHFDTEAVTTPKAAEFIKAFREKYGKDPSAFAALGYDAYMLVIDAIKRANSADPKAIRDALATTKNFEGATGYITLDQNGDAVKDAVIRMVKDGKFVYVATVRPSE, from the coding sequence ATGAGGTGGCTATCTTTTCTTATGTTATTTGCTATGGTGCTTTGTTTTGCTGCTGAACCTATAGTTATCGGAGTTTATGAACCCATGACGGGACCGTATGCAGCTGGTGGACAGATGACCATGGAAGGCATCAACCTTGCGTATGAACAGGTAAAAGAAGTTCTTGGAAGAAAGATTGAGCTTGTTCTGGTGGATAACAAAAGTGACAAAGTTGAAGCGGCAAATGCTGTTGCAAGATTGATTGAATATCACAAAGCTGTAGCAATCATAGGTAGTTATGGTAGTGCAGTTGCAATACCTGGTAGTGAAGTTGCTAATAAGCTTGGAGTTCCAATGGTTGGATGTTCGCCAACAAATCCGTTAGTGACCCTTGGAAAACCATTTGCTTTCAGAGTATGTTTTATCGACCCATTTCAGGGTACTGTTATGGCTCAATTTGCTGTTGAAAAACTTGGTGCAAAAACGGCTGTTGTAATACAGGATATTGCCTCAGATTATTCTGTAGGTTTGTCACATTATTTTCAGGAAGCTTTCAAAAAATTGACCAAAAATAACAAATCTGTTCTGGGTGTGATCTCCTATCAAACTGGCGATCAGGATTTTACAGCTCAGCTTACATTTGCTAACAGTAAAAATCCAGATGTGATTTTCATACCTGCTGCGGCGTACGGTGAGGCTGCTCTTATCATAAAACAGGCACGTGAGCTCGGAATGAAACAGGTTTTCTTGGGTGGTGACACATGGGAGGCACCGGAGTTCCTTGAAGTTGGTGGAAAATCTGTCGAGGGCAGTTATTTCAGCACCCATTTCGACACAGAAGCAGTGACAACACCGAAAGCCGCGGAATTTATAAAAGCCTTTAGAGAAAAATATGGCAAAGATCCAAGTGCTTTTGCTGCTCTTGGTTATGATGCATACATGCTCGTTATAGATGCCATTAAACGGGCAAATTCTGCAGATCCAAAGGCAATCAGGGACGCACTCGCAACTACCAAGAATTTTGAAGGCGCAACGGGCTACATAACGCTCGACCAAAACGGCGATGCGGTGAAAGATGCTGTTATAAGGATGGTGAAAGACGGTAAATTTGTTTATGTTGCAACAGTTAGACCTAGTGAGTAA